The Glycine soja cultivar W05 chromosome 4, ASM419377v2, whole genome shotgun sequence genomic sequence tttagtatcaTCAATTATTCAATCATGCCATCTTCTATGCTGTCTATAATTCCCTAGATTTAAAAGCTAAGGGAGGGTTTTATTCATAGCATTGCATTGcacatacatacacacataCTGATTCTAGATGAGTTCTAAAAAGATTACATGGAAGTCGATAGTGTTGATCTTAAGTTGTTACAAGACTCAATGTCACTTGCAGGATTCAGAGAAACAGGTTTTAAAACAAGGTTCATTCCAAAGGTTATGCCTCTCGGATATAAGCATTCCTAGCTCCCCTCAGGCCATTGAAGATCTTTCCATTTCCATTTCCCTGGTTGGCCCAAAGTTGTACACATTCCCACTAGATGAGCTGAGGGAAGCAACACACAATTTCTCATGGAATAATTTTCTCGGTGAAGGCGGGTTTGGACCCGTGTACAAGGGTTTCGTTGATGACAAACTTAGACTTGGTTTGAAGGCTCAGCCTGTGGCTGTGAAACAACTGGACTTGGATGGCTTGCAAGGTCACAGGGAGTGGCtggttagtgttttttttttttttttcacctcaTCATTCTAGTATTAGtcacaaatcaatttaaaagtaTTATTCCTATGAATAAAATCTAGTTATTGAAACAAGGTTCAATAATATCTGATACTAGCTTGgcacatattttcttttataggcAGAAATTATATTTCTTGGACAGCTGAGACATCCGCATCTTGTTAAGTTAATTGGGTACTGCTGTGAGGATGAGGACAGGCTTCTGGTGTATGAATACATGGCAAGAGGCAGCTTGGAGAATCAACTGCACAGAAGTATATTGCTTTTATTTATTCCActcttttttatgctttttctttacttttcccCCTCAAGGAAGGAGTGAATAGGCATGGCAATAAAATCCGTACCCGTGGGGATCTGCCCAAACCCGTCCTAATTTTGACAAGGAATACCTGAGTTGACCGGGTACGGATTCAGGTTCAGGGATTATCCGACTTTTTTAATCGGGGTCGGGATCAGGGATGGGGATGTCATTACCTGTCACATACGCATTCTCGTATCCatgatgaaattattaaaatcttattaattacttattaatttttttataatttaagattttttttttgatgatttttgtagacaaatgttttacaaatataaatagttaaaaataaatgtgtaataattaattttttttaaatcagattttcaatataattttaaaaaaaaaaaaaaaaattacaaatctaAACAGCAGACGACCGGATACCAGGCACGGAAATGGGTAACAAACTTGTAGGATATCGAGGACAGGGTTGTTGGGGGCTGGGGAGGCAATAGGTGCCCGCCTAACTCCGTTGCCATGTCTAAGTGAATTGGAGTAAAAAGTCACAGCGTCATTTTCTTTGTGTCTGTTTGTGATTATATCAATAGTACTAGTAACTCAGTCCAATCAAATTTCCACATCTAGCTCTCGATGATCAAATAATTTGGTTATTCTGTTCTTTTATTATCAAGCACATCTAATTAATTCAGTTCTACTTGTTTTATATGGATTTTTATGAGAAATCAATGATAGTTGAAGATGTATATTGCGAAGAATATCTCACATAAATATTTGGAAATTAAATTCTTGCCAATAGCATGAAATACAAACTAAGCCTCAAGTTTTGTTCTAATACAAGCAGGATACTCTGCTGCCTTACCATGGTCAACAAGGATGAAGATTGCATTGGGTGCAGCCAGGGGTCTGGCCTTCCTTCATGAAGCAGATAAACCTGTAATATACAGAGatttcaaaacttcaaatatcCTACTAGACTCGGTATGCTCAACTTCTGTTCTGAGGATGATGATGTATATGGCCTACATCATCTTCCCATATGgaataaagaaattaagtttaccatatatgatatatgattatttattttattttagagtttaattttaatatactggttaactaattagaaataatctcatatatgacttttaaaataataattataaaaataaacaatttttaattatgtgataATTCATGATTGAAagacaatataaaaaaacatttacatggTTAGTGTATATcaattaaattctttgttttgtCTTTCCAAATCCAGGATTACATAGCTAAACTATCAGACCTTGGGCTAGCAAAGGATGGTCCTGAAGGGGAAGACACACATGTAACAACAACATGCATAATGGGAACCCGAGGCTATGCTGCTCCTGAGTACATCATGTCAGGTATAGACAATATGTCATTAACTATGTTTCTTGTTGTCCCTTAATTAATTTCTGAGGTTCAAAGATCTTCAGAACTCaatgattttgtttcttttctggCAAGTCACATGATTAATTCATTGCCTGATCCCAGGTCACCTTTCCACCAAGAGTGATGTGTATAGCTATGGAGTGGTTTTGTTGGAATTGCTTACAGGAAGAAGGGTAGTGGATATGTGCCGGCCGAATCGAGAACGAAGCCTGGTGGAATGGGCAAGGCCTCTTTTGAGAGATCAAAGAAAGCTGTACCATATAATAGACCCAAGATTGGAAGGGCAGTTTCCTATGAAAGGAGCTTTGAAGGTTGCTGCATTGACTTACAAATGCTTGAGCCACCACCCCAATCCAAGGCCTTCTATGAGTGATGttgtaaaaatattagaatCACTTCAGGACTTGGATGATGTGATCATAGGACCATTTGTATATGTCGCGGGGTGAGTGAAAGTGACCATTGAGAAACTGTCAAAGGGCTTGAAGGAGTCCTTTGCCTGTGGTAACACCAACTCATTAGCAACGTAGATGAAATATAGTATAGATagcaaaaactaaaatgaagaaaaagataatgaaAATAGTGTTTGCCATTTTAGTTTGTAAGGGATGGTCTTCAATGAAGCTAAATGTAAGTAATTAAGTAGTAGCGTCTGATTTTGGTCATAAATAGGGACCTGTAGTGTAACAAGTAAATGGTGCTTGAGGTGAAATGTGTATACTATATACTACACAAGTTATCAGAAGTGATGACTGTGATTCTCAAATTTGAATGGATGCAACAATGGACAAGCATTTATTGGAGCgtctatttatttgtttagcCCTTATTACTActagtttcaaaatttaatgacaCATAGGTTAAACTAGCTTCTAAGCTAATTAAAGTAGTTTATAAGTTACTAGAATGACTtcccaataaatatatatacatatatatatatatatatatgtatattcagATTCATAATGGTATATGAAGAACAACAGAAGGTAAAAACAGTACAAAACTCAACCCCccgcaaaaaaaattatggtcaaTACAATgtcaatattaaatattttacctttaagtaataaataaatgctGAACGCCTGAACTTAACTTGATCACAAAAGGAGAAAGATCGGAGCAAACATGCGAGCACATAGAGATATTGTTACATATAAAAGATGGATGACACATTGACACAGTAGATACCTCCATATTTATTGAAACAATAGAGATGCATTAATGGcactttttaaagaaaactttcTAGTTTGAATTATGGAGTTCAACGTTACTCTTTTTCCCGtcttttttagttattaattgGCAAGGACTGAACTGAAGCTCATCCAGATTGTGTCTGGATTCTGGAAGATGTTTGATAAAGGCCTCCTTCTCAAGTCTGAACATAGaacaaaagataataaaaacaaGGTGTCGTTAGGGTTTAAACTAGTGCTTTAATTTTGATGTTAGTAGTTCTTGGTCCACCTTCCCAAACCAAGGTGCTTTATTATAGATATTTGTCAGGGATATGATCTCTGGTCCCCCAAAAAATAACCACCTAAAGTTAAGACTACTGCAATAGCCACATATCCACTTATGCGACGCATTTTTTGCCTAGAGAAAACACTTGCTTAATGCATCCATCTCTGACAATTGAATTGCTTTCACGATAATTGAATTGCTTCCACGATAATTGAATTGCTTTGACCATGCTGCTCATTGCTTATGCTTTTTCTAACAGAAAATAAGAACAGAACCTAACAACAAATTGTTCCGAATTATTAATGTCGAAACGTAATGGATTTTCCAAATTTGTTCATACAATTTGTTTCTTTTCATTGACAGTCTTGCCTAGCTAACTAGCCAACGTCACCTCTGCCATAAACGATAAATTTACACAAACTCATAAAAGCAATTTTCACGCAACCAATTTGCCTCTGAATCACACAATAAATTCAACTTTAGAATCAAGAGTTCCCATTGTACTATCTTGATTACAATTACAGTTAATTACAATTTCATATACGAAATCACAAATCCCAAATTCCTTGAAACAAGTTTGCTAAATTAAAAACGGAAAATACTAGAAATGAAcggaaaaataattaacaagcaCTACTACtcctattatattattattattacaggAAATTGGAAGATTTAAGCACAGGCACACGAAGTATCAACGACAAGGGAATCTTCGCCCTCGTTCCTGAAGAAGAAGTAACCAACAGCAAGACCCACGACGACGGCCACAAACACCCCACCGTTGAAGGACATCACCGACAACATCAGCAAGTACCCGATCGCCGAGCTCAGCCCGAACAGAAACGCTCCGGCTACCTTCACGCCCACCTTGGCGCGGTTTCCGGCAAGCTTCCGTCGCAGAAGCGGGGCCTCGATCTCTGCCGGGAAGGGATTTCCGGCGCCGATGAGCTTGAGGCGGATGCGGCGATTCTCTAGGAACTGGTAGAAGGCGGCAACGACGAGGCATGCGAGCAGAGTGATGAGATACTCCGTCCAATCGTTGGTCTTCCATGAATCTATTAGGAGATTCACCTTCCTGCTCCAGTAAAAGGTCATGTGCATCATCTTCGCTCACGATTTTTCTGGATTTCGAGGCTTAGCCAAAAACAATgaagttcaacaacaacaagGCACGCTTATGCAGCTATTAGTAGTTTGTCTTGCTTCTTTGTTAAGCTGATTCCTAAAATGCCCTCAATAAGTTATTCTGTAActgtcttgttttctttttctttttttttaccattttgcCTAGCAGCACCGGCTTCttgttaattttagtttatgggAGATAATTTTGTGGTTAAGCTAAAatgtttcttaaaattttgtctcttttttttttaaaataatgttttaattcTATAACAAAaacttttgtgttatttttgtctctctgatttgaaaatattttactttgattctcaaaataattatagatttttagaaaatacaatttttagGATGAAAAAAGATAGTttcaattaaaagaataaaaatagaaccaagtttttgaaatattaaaattgaatttggaaAGTTTTTGAGaaacagaaaaatatattttatgttaatacAACTCAAATGGAATAGAATTATTataggaatattttttttttcctaaatatttaacataataatatgtttaaaactcaattaaaaattattaagtacaTTGATTAATCTGAACAATCTTATTGATCCATGGGTTAAGTTGTGGATCTTGACTTgacaattttcataatttattgtttttcattttcaaaggtTATCTatggaatttaaaaaataaaccaaattgGTAGTacataaatgaaacaaaattgtaCTACATGTAAAAGTACTGAGCGAACCGATGAAAAGCTTATGAACTGGTAGTAATTGGTAGTACAGCACGTAGATGAAACAATTTGGTACTGCGTCTCAACATTTGAAAGCGCACGGATATCGAACACTGAAACAGTTATAATGGTCTGTATGGTAGTTTTGGTAAATCAGAATGAGTtaatgtttgaattttattttaatataaattgacGTGTATACTCGACCACATACCACATAAAAATAATTCCAACTAGATTCAGACCCTTATTTTGAGACAGGAGAAAATCTAACCCAAAgaaatatcattaataaaaaaagggagATGAGATGTACAAAAGGTCATGGGAGAACATAAACCAAAACTCATGAAAATTCAATTTATCtatattatcttattttgttGTATTCTGCTGCCACAAAAGGGAAATATAATTCCACCAGCAGAAAGAAGTAATTGTAGTTACATTAGGGACATATCTTCTCTATAAATGTGACTTGCTTGAAAGTGCATATTCTTATTAATATGAATGTAGTCAGTCCAATGATTTGCCAACTTTCATGTGACGAGAGTGGGGTTTCTAAAGACTTTGACCTCCAACTCAGAATCACACTCCAGTCAACgcttgctccaattcttcttagCAGCTAGCCAACTTAATAGCTATTATGACACCCATCAGCTCTGCAAACAAAGAGTTTTGAGTTCTCAAATTCAATGCTAAGCAACTTAAGACACATGCTCTCTCATCTCTGGAAATGCTACCACAACCTGCAGTACCTGGATTACCTTTAGCGGATAATGTTTGAATTTAGATTAGGAAAGAAAAATactttatattaattgttttataagagtaaattttaatgaatttgtaacttaactttttttatagaaaaatttataatttactaataCTTTAGCATGTCATTGCATAAGATAaatccttattttatataacaaatttttaatttgataaataaatacattaaatatatagaaTATAAGAATGAGATTGTACTAGACCAGAGATAAGAATGCACGGTTTGAATGTTTGATTATCCTTGGCAAAAACATCAAAAGGGGGcacttttacaaattatttatcaaaaatgGACTCTTTTGCAATTATTTCTGGAGGGGGTCTGTTTTTTTATTGCAAAGCGCCCCCCACCCAGGCGCCTCCACTGTGCACGTGACACGTGGCACAGGGAGGTAGCGCCCCTGACGCAGGCGCCTTTGGTAGTGCCCAGGGGTCAGGCACTACTGGTGGCGTCCCTGGTGCAGGCGCTACGGCTAGCGCAGGACAGCCAGGCGCCTGCCCCCAGCCTCTTCTTCtcacaccccccccccccccagtcTCTTcccacacccccccccccccacaccccaaaattttatattttttatattgtttatcaaaaatttaaattttgtttcatctttcttattagtattatttgttatttttttatattcccacACCCCCCACCCCAAAATttcaataagattattttttatacactctaaattgtatattttttaatttgtttatcaaaaatttaaatttttttcatttttattattagtattatttgttatttttttatgttttattattctctctttttgaagtatatataagtacattttcaataaaatacattttcacctaaaatacattttgaaatcctaaaatgttttaaaatgcttTTTGATTTGGTCAATTCTTTTTTGATAGCCATTAAATTACGTTAgagatcatttttatttatttttatttatttgtcgtTTCAATCTTATTGTGcaatgcttttaaaataaataaaaataaataaccataATGTTAATGATACATAAATCAAAAGTGATCTCTAACGTAATTTAATGGTCAAATCAAAAAAGAATTGACCCAATCAAAaagcattttaaaacattttaggatttcaaaatgtattttaggtgaaaatgtattttattgaaaatgtacttatatatacttcaaaaagagagaataataaaacataaaaaaataacaaataatactaataataaaaatgaaaaaatttaaatttttgataaacaaattaaaaaatatacaatttggagtgtataaaaaataatcttattgaaATTTTGGGGTGGGGGGGTgtgggaatataaaaaaataacaaataatactaataagaaagatgaaacaaaatttaaatttttgataaacaatataaaaaatataaaattttggggtGGGGGGTGGGGGAAGAGACTAGAAGAAGAGGCTGGGGGGCTGCCCTGCGCTAGCCGTAGCGCCTGCAGCAGGGGCGCCACCAGTAGTGTCTGACCCCTGGGCACTACTAAAGGCGCCTGCGTCAGGGGCGCTACCTCCCTGTGCCACGTGTCACGTACACAGTGGAGGCGCCTGGGTGGGGGGCGCTTTGCAATTAAAAAACAGacccccccctccccccaaaAATAATTGCAAAAGAGTCCctttttggtaaataatttgtaaaagtgTCCCCTTTTGGTGTTTTTGCCGATTATCCTTATCATCAAGGTCTAACACTTTCCAACTTGTACAAGCAGTGGGCCTATAAAGTAAATGATATTTCTGAAAAGTCAATTGTGCACAAGGACCCCATCTTCCATCCCCTAATAAGAATACCACATTTCCCATGAGTTAGATCATATCGGCCAAGGTCCCCTGACACTGGAGATATTTCTCATACCTCGCAAAATCTAGCAAGCAGAAATGCGCCACCACATTCATTCGGGaacaaaaattgtaaataagaaagaatcattaattttgttttgcctGAAGAATCCTTTGCATTTGCAAAACCTTTTGAACCAGACACTAGTGAGGCTAATTAGCAGCTTGGTGTAATAAAGCATATCATTTGATCATTTCATGCCACTATGTTCTAAATCTAATTGTGAGATCACTGAGCATTCGgcaatttttaaattcaaacaaGGACACAACAGAACAGCCACTTGATGTAAAAAGAAATCGGACTTTCAAAGTATatggttaattttttatgttttgatttgGACAGTTTTAAATGTTTGATGCTAAAGGTATTACAATAACTGTTAGTTGCATAACTGCTTCTAAAACTAAAGCTCAAAAGGGTAGCACAACCATTTAAAAGGTTAAGTccttaataaaagtaaaaagggaATATAATGTGTCTCTcattaaacacacacacacacattacaCATACACATGATTGTGCAACTTATTTAAACAGAGAAAAAATGTCAGGCATAGTCTGAATTGGGTCAACATAGAGGTAAAGAAGGGAAATTCCATGACATTTTTAGACTGAAATCAAGGAAGGAATACTCCAACCAAATCATCCGTTCAGTCGAAAAAGTcacaaaatagaaacaaaacaaGCCAATTAACCAACCTAAACAACAAGGTCACTGAGaaatacaaattaaacataACTAAAccaagataaataaattaaacctaACTCTGCCTTTGTCATTGCCAATGCAAATTCAGTTATTCACCGACCAAGTCACTCAGCAGTTATTACCACTCACTGGTAATTACCTCTCTAGCCTCTTGTGGCTCCCCCTTTGAGGATCCAGGTGAAAAGCACGTGCGTGATGTTGCAAGTGGCGAAAAAGTCAAAGGCTCCTTCCTCGGAGAATCCAAAGAACGGAAAAGAAGGTGCTTCATTGCGAGAATCAAGTCAAGGGTGGGTTTGTTGGGAGGGCTAGAAGTGGAAGATCTGAACTTCATGTGGCGCTTCAGCGCTTCATCGGTGctaacatcaacatcaacatcaacatcatcctTCAATTTCAAACCCTCTTCCTTCACTGCCTCTGCACACAAACCACAAATCCAACGACCCTGATATCTCTCTCTAACGCCGTCAATGTAACGCGGCGTGCACTCCTCCGTTAACCCGCAGCAGTAGCACTTCACGGACCACACCGCCTCCGCCTCCATCGCCGTCGTCGCTGCCATCACCCTGAGACTCGTAAATTTTCAAAAGCACAACCAATGTTAGGACTAACGAAATGTTTCCAAGGAAAACATAgtaataataactaattaaggATGCAAGAATAAATACGGTAAAgaatttcttaaatttgaaaaaggaaaattagtattaaaattACCGTGTTGCTGTATATTAAGCAATGCAATTAAATGGGGGAGCAGAATCGAAATCAATAAATTGCAATgatgatatttaaatttgagtgAAGAAGAATTATCTCTTTCTCCCACCCAATCTCGCCGCCGAAAAGCACAACACCGAATAACGTATGGTGCATATCGCAGAGCCTTAATAGGCTCCACTGAGATTCTCAGAATCCAAtttagtgaaagaaaaaatagaaagtgcACTGGTTTTTCTCTTTCATATAGATCTGTGTTTGCCTTCGGAAGAAAGAGCGTTTAGATAGATTGAATATTGATAGGTGTCTATCTATCTATACTCGTGGAGCATCTTTGTTCTTAGCCTTTATGTTTACTTAACAGTAATTTACTGAAttaatgttttcaaaaatatcatcaaacaGACTTTTATGTGATTGATTCCGCTTAATCACATCTCTTGAATTTGACTATTTATATGTccttgtattaaatatttaaaataaaaaaatttattattcataatattctcATCCAACGAATAGAACTGTGTCTAAATCTTGACCAAAAATTAATGCTTTCCAAATTTAACCCAAATTGTCAAACGAGTATTTTCCAATCATTGCCAATTTCGTGGCAGTGCCACGGTAAGATCCGAATTTCAAGACTTAATTTTCTTGCGTGCTGCTTGCTCACAGTAAGATACCTCTGCACCCGCTGATCGTGCCGTTGATAAAATAATGGGACGCCACGTGGGGTTATGCAATTGGAAAATGAGGAGGTTTTGTTGTGGAGTGTGGGACAATCGATCTCAGCTTCTTGGGAGTTGCGAGCTGTGGTGGGAGTGGGAGATTACTGACATTGCCAGCTGTCACGACAACCACCTTTCTCCAATTCTCCGTTACATTGAAAACGTGCAATTCACGATAAATTCTTCGCTAACTCCTGGTTTTATTCTAAATTGAATGTTATTCAACCACactatccatttttttttttggaatattattagaattaattatgattccattgtaattttaatcaattaaattgagcacaattagtaattttaatgtttaattcGATTTTAAAACACggttataaacattttaaacAGTGGCAATTTATAAaggtatttaaaaaatatttacgattgtcaaatttctttttttaataacttttccatgtataatttttacattaatagtatattaaaattaaaacgtttctgattatcttcaatttattaaatatttggtTATGGAcatgtttgtttaaaattaaaaatgtacttctgaaaattttaacttttttaaaaagtgtttttaaagactaaataagatttgtttcttttaaaaaatgctttttcaaataaaaactatttaacCAACATaccaaaagagtaaaaaaaaaaaattatttcattaaagagAATGTCattctcttttacaaataaGCTTAAACATAACATTTAGAATTTgatagtatattaaaaaaaatagaatctgATATCATTTTcgtgaattatattttaaattcttaatgaAGCGAGTATGATAACTAGTAATGCTAAATCTTATTCACTAAACTAGATCcacttgattaattttttttattaaataagaaattaatctaTGCactgattatataaaaaaatactatcattaaattaaaaagttatcatgcataaataatttttataaaagttatttaaattattctcTCGTGGTATGTAAATATTGTAAGATTTTTTATTGTGTCAACCAATGCAGGAATGGTCAACTTGTGAAGGAGAGaatgtatttgttttgttttatggcGTTCATGTCACGCGTGCCAAGTGTGCCTTGCCACCTGCCACTTGTGCTTTTGCACATGACGCACCAACACCCTTTTGGTTTGATTCGTTTCAAGCTTATGCTGCCAGCTCACTTAAGAATAcaagataaaatgataaaaattaggaaaagaatatctattaaaaaaaatagaaacagaaTTATTCAATTAGTATTATTGTTATTAGCTTTTCTAAGTAATACTCTTCGTGCAAAATTAGGAGATCGAATGTCTGATTACTAAGTTTTTTCTAAGATATCTGATTACTATGTTTTCCATTATGCTAAGTAACGTTTAAGagataattactttttttaaaaaaaattaacacttaaatcaaattacttcaaataaaaattgattataaaattaaataaaacggAATTATAAGTAAATTGAACCTAAGAGgtgattattttgttttaattaagacTTAAATCAAACAGCAATAATTATTATAAGCGGATGTGTTCTAGACATATTAGTCATGTGACATAATAACATCATCCTTAGCGTAGTGTTTTGCGCTTATGGGTTTCTTCAAGAGTTTAGACTCTCGTGTTTGAACTTAGAAACCATATTAACTTGAGTCGGAGTGTTAGTTATTAGATTTGAGCCCTAAATGTCGACTCAGAAAATATTCAATTCGTTGCTTCTgttcttttttatgtatataaattTGTAGTCATTAAATAGAAGTTTGAAAAATTAGCAATATTTCTAGCTAGCaaacactaaaataaaataatgaattgcgtctaaaatactttttttttcttttctagtcACATAGGACATATAATTATCATTAAGAACATAAATGGTTTAGTGATTTGCTCGATTGACAATTTCTTTCTATTTCAGTCCGTATAATAAAACTTCAATTCATTGAACATGTTCTTCAATCTTCAATGTCTTCTCTGCGTAAAGCAGTTAGAAGGCAGTTTCATGTGATGTACTTTAGAACAAATCATGTGTTGATAAGAAAAAATCAAGTGTCTTAACTTGTTGGAAAACCTTTGGAAAAGAATGAAGGCGGCGAACATTCACATGTACAGAGGTTGAAGTAATATAAAA encodes the following:
- the LOC114408866 gene encoding serine/threonine-protein kinase RIPK-like, with amino-acid sequence MSSKKITWKSIVLILSCYKTQCHLQDSEKQVLKQGSFQRLCLSDISIPSSPQAIEDLSISISLVGPKLYTFPLDELREATHNFSWNNFLGEGGFGPVYKGFVDDKLRLGLKAQPVAVKQLDLDGLQGHREWLAEIIFLGQLRHPHLVKLIGYCCEDEDRLLVYEYMARGSLENQLHRRYSAALPWSTRMKIALGAARGLAFLHEADKPVIYRDFKTSNILLDSDYIAKLSDLGLAKDGPEGEDTHVTTTCIMGTRGYAAPEYIMSGHLSTKSDVYSYGVVLLELLTGRRVVDMCRPNRERSLVEWARPLLRDQRKLYHIIDPRLEGQFPMKGALKVAALTYKCLSHHPNPRPSMSDVVKILESLQDLDDVIIGPFVYVAG
- the LOC114408869 gene encoding copper transporter 5.1-like translates to MMHMTFYWSRKVNLLIDSWKTNDWTEYLITLLACLVVAAFYQFLENRRIRLKLIGAGNPFPAEIEAPLLRRKLAGNRAKVGVKVAGAFLFGLSSAIGYLLMLSVMSFNGGVFVAVVVGLAVGYFFFRNEGEDSLVVDTSCACA
- the LOC114408868 gene encoding uncharacterized protein LOC114408868 isoform X2 — translated: MAATTAMEAEAVWSVKCYCCGLTEECTPRYIDGVRERYQGRWICGLCAEAVKEEGLKLKDDVDVDVDVSTDEALKRHMKFRSSTSSPPNKPTLDLILAMKHLLFRSLDSPRKEPLTFSPLATSRTCFSPGSSKGEPQEARES
- the LOC114408868 gene encoding uncharacterized protein LOC114408868 isoform X1, giving the protein MAATTAMEAEAVWSVKCYCCGLTEECTPRYIDGVRERYQGRWICGLCAEAVKEEGLKLKDDVDVDVDVSTDEALKRHMKFRSSTSSPPNKPTLDLILAMKHLLFRSLDSPRKEPLTFSPLATSRTCFSPGSSKGEPQEAREVVVAFPEMREHVS